In Microbacterium sp. 1.5R, the following are encoded in one genomic region:
- a CDS encoding carbohydrate ABC transporter permease, whose protein sequence is MPQRKRDMRARLEVILLAGPALLVFLAFVIFPVLMAAYYGFFSWQGYGPPTDFVGLKNYLTILQDPLFHDALAHNGFILVFSLVLQGPIAIVLALLLNRKMRGQSLIRVLIFVPYVISEVVVGTGWSLMLQTNGAINAMLTNMGLGFLATDWLSDPGIAIWTLMAIITWKYIGFAVILFLAGLQGIPEELHEAAAIDGASYWQIQWRITLPLLAPTLRIWAFLSIIGSLQLFDLVYIIWGQYIASTAGTSTMATYMVSEGRNAGNYGYGNAVAVVLFLISLVVALIYQRAVLRKDTDGALTGASGRKRGSRSRASQDAVPQDAVADADADADSGADATTQKEYVR, encoded by the coding sequence ATGCCGCAGCGAAAGCGTGACATGCGTGCCCGGCTGGAAGTGATCCTTCTGGCCGGGCCCGCCCTGCTCGTGTTCCTCGCCTTCGTCATCTTCCCGGTGCTGATGGCGGCGTACTACGGGTTCTTCAGCTGGCAGGGCTACGGCCCTCCCACCGACTTCGTCGGGCTGAAGAACTACCTCACGATCCTCCAGGACCCGCTGTTCCACGACGCGCTCGCGCACAACGGGTTCATCCTGGTGTTCTCCCTCGTGCTCCAGGGCCCGATCGCCATCGTGCTGGCGCTGCTGCTCAACCGCAAGATGCGCGGCCAGTCGCTGATCCGCGTGCTGATCTTCGTCCCTTACGTGATCTCCGAGGTCGTCGTGGGCACGGGGTGGAGCCTGATGCTGCAGACCAACGGCGCGATCAACGCGATGCTGACGAACATGGGCCTCGGATTCCTCGCCACCGACTGGCTGTCGGATCCCGGCATCGCGATCTGGACGCTGATGGCCATCATCACGTGGAAGTACATCGGCTTCGCGGTCATCCTGTTCCTCGCAGGCCTGCAGGGCATCCCGGAGGAGCTGCACGAGGCGGCGGCGATCGACGGCGCGTCCTACTGGCAGATCCAGTGGCGCATCACTCTGCCGCTCCTGGCGCCGACTCTGCGCATCTGGGCATTCCTGTCGATCATCGGCTCACTGCAGCTGTTCGACCTCGTCTACATCATCTGGGGCCAGTACATCGCCTCCACCGCGGGTACGTCGACCATGGCGACCTACATGGTCTCCGAAGGCCGCAACGCCGGCAACTACGGCTACGGCAACGCGGTCGCGGTCGTCCTGTTCCTCATCTCGCTCGTGGTCGCTCTCATCTATCAGCGTGCGGTGCTGCGCAAGGACACCGACGGCGCCCTCACGGGTGCCTCGGGTCGCAAGCGCGGCTCCCGGTCGCGCGCGTCGCAGGATGCCGTCCCGCAGGATGCCGTCGCAGACGCAGACGCAGACGCCGACTCCGGTGCAGACGCCACCACACAGAAGGAGTACGTCCGATGA
- a CDS encoding carbohydrate ABC transporter permease: protein MTATSVLVTQRPARLGRPGRTATPKLPWAHPTVYFVALIAVGLMLAPIAYIITGGFRTNAQITTDPSGFPSPWVVSNYLDVLTGDVFWRLVGNSTIVALATTVGTVALALMAAYVLARYRFAGRGVLYAFFAAGLMFPLTVAITPLYIVVRSLGLMNSLGGVILPQIAFALPTTIIILVPFLRAIPDEIEEAAFIDGCSRIGFFWRMVLPLSLPGVITTGILAFIGSWNGYLLPLFILNDASAFTLPLGVQSFASQYSVDTAKVLAFTSLSMIPALIFFSLFERRIVGGLTGAVKG, encoded by the coding sequence ATGACCGCCACCTCGGTGCTCGTCACCCAGCGACCCGCACGTCTCGGACGCCCGGGTCGAACCGCCACGCCGAAGCTCCCGTGGGCGCATCCGACCGTGTACTTCGTCGCGCTGATCGCCGTCGGACTGATGCTCGCGCCCATCGCATACATCATCACCGGCGGGTTCCGCACGAACGCGCAGATCACGACCGACCCGTCGGGGTTCCCGTCTCCCTGGGTGGTGTCGAACTACCTCGACGTCCTCACCGGCGACGTGTTCTGGCGGCTCGTGGGCAACTCGACGATCGTCGCCCTCGCGACCACCGTGGGCACCGTCGCTCTCGCGCTGATGGCGGCATACGTGCTCGCTCGATACCGGTTCGCCGGTCGCGGCGTGCTCTACGCCTTCTTCGCCGCGGGCCTGATGTTCCCGCTGACCGTGGCGATCACGCCGCTGTACATCGTGGTGCGCAGTCTCGGGCTGATGAACTCGCTCGGCGGAGTGATCCTGCCGCAGATCGCCTTCGCCCTGCCGACGACCATCATCATCCTCGTGCCGTTCCTCCGGGCGATCCCCGATGAGATCGAGGAGGCCGCGTTCATCGACGGATGCAGCCGCATCGGGTTCTTCTGGCGGATGGTGCTGCCGCTCTCCCTGCCGGGAGTGATCACGACCGGCATCCTGGCGTTCATCGGCAGCTGGAACGGCTATCTGCTGCCGCTGTTCATCCTCAACGACGCCTCGGCGTTCACCTTGCCGCTCGGCGTGCAGTCATTCGCCTCGCAGTACTCGGTCGACACCGCGAAAGTGCTGGCATTCACCTCCCTGTCGATGATCCCTGCGCTGATCTTCTTCAGCCTGTTCGAACGGCGGATCGTGGGAGGGCTGACCGGTGCTGTCAAGGGCTGA
- a CDS encoding beta-glucosidase family protein, giving the protein MSQYAGAAPRSPRVEELLARMILEEKQAQLVGFWVDQGVEVVAPMSGEKKSSTRYEDASEHGIGHLTRVYGTRPVDPVERAEWLWAEQRRLKQQTRLGIPAIVHEECLTGLAAWKAATFPTPLAWGAAFDPELVEEVGRAVGSSMRALGIHQGLAPVLDVIRDPRWGRVDECIAEDPLVVGRVGTAYVRGLQSEGVHATLKHFIGYSASKAGRNHAPVSAGVREIEDVLLPPFEMAIHEGGARSVMNSYVDIDGVPVTADAHYLTGILRDRWGFDGVVVSDYFAVDFLYSMHRAAADSADAARLALTAGIDVELPSPDAFVTLADQVRDGRLPVEILDRAVGRVLAQKEELGLLDADFDTPPTAIDLDPAEHRALARRLAEESIVLLSSDGSLPLAPSTTARIAVIGPNADSAEALMGCYSFVNHVLAHHPDTPAGIDLPTVAGSLRDEFPAAEIVSAIGCDVEGSDRSGIPAAVDAASAADVAVVVVGDRAGLFGRGTVGEGNDVEDLELPGVQRELVEAVVATGTPVILIAMTGRPYVLDWALPTRAGAAGTMTGLGAVDGSAVANEAAAGIPAAVLQTFFPGEEGGPAIARLLSGRVAPSGRLPVSLPRSAGAQPYSYLHPVLGGLTDVTSADSTPVRPFGFGLSYTTFAHDQLTAPASVTSGENFRATVRVRNTGEIAATDVVQLYAHDEVASVTRPVAQLLDFRRVALAPGAEQIVEFDVPIDRLAFTGLDGVKRVEAGAVRLWVGSACDEEETVARLEIV; this is encoded by the coding sequence ATGTCGCAGTACGCAGGCGCCGCGCCGCGCTCCCCCCGCGTCGAGGAGCTCCTCGCCCGGATGATCCTTGAAGAGAAGCAGGCGCAGCTCGTCGGCTTCTGGGTGGACCAGGGCGTCGAGGTCGTCGCGCCGATGTCGGGCGAGAAGAAGAGCTCGACCCGCTACGAGGACGCCTCGGAGCACGGGATCGGTCACCTCACCCGGGTGTACGGCACGCGTCCGGTCGACCCTGTGGAACGCGCCGAGTGGCTGTGGGCCGAGCAGCGCCGCCTGAAGCAGCAGACCAGACTCGGCATCCCCGCCATCGTGCATGAGGAGTGCCTGACCGGTCTCGCCGCCTGGAAGGCAGCGACCTTCCCGACGCCGCTCGCCTGGGGCGCCGCGTTCGACCCCGAGCTCGTCGAGGAGGTGGGCCGAGCGGTCGGATCATCGATGCGCGCACTCGGGATCCATCAGGGCCTCGCTCCCGTGCTCGACGTCATCCGCGACCCCCGCTGGGGCCGGGTCGACGAGTGCATCGCCGAGGACCCGCTGGTCGTCGGCCGGGTGGGCACGGCGTATGTCCGCGGCCTCCAGTCCGAGGGCGTGCACGCGACCCTGAAGCACTTCATCGGATACTCCGCTTCGAAGGCCGGACGCAATCACGCGCCCGTGAGCGCGGGCGTGCGAGAGATCGAGGACGTGCTGCTCCCGCCGTTCGAGATGGCGATCCACGAGGGCGGCGCCCGCAGCGTGATGAACTCCTACGTCGACATCGACGGCGTTCCCGTCACGGCAGACGCGCACTACCTGACCGGCATCCTTCGCGATCGCTGGGGGTTCGACGGAGTGGTCGTGTCGGACTACTTCGCGGTCGACTTCCTCTACAGCATGCACCGCGCAGCCGCGGACTCAGCGGACGCCGCCAGGCTCGCGCTCACAGCGGGAATCGATGTCGAGCTGCCCTCGCCCGACGCCTTCGTCACGCTCGCCGATCAGGTGCGGGACGGTCGGCTCCCGGTCGAGATCCTCGACAGGGCCGTGGGCCGGGTGCTCGCGCAGAAGGAGGAGCTCGGGCTGCTGGATGCCGACTTCGACACCCCTCCGACCGCGATCGACCTGGATCCGGCAGAGCACCGTGCGCTCGCGCGCCGTCTCGCCGAGGAGTCGATCGTGCTGCTGAGCAGCGACGGATCCCTGCCGCTCGCGCCCTCGACCACCGCGAGGATCGCCGTGATCGGGCCGAACGCCGACAGCGCCGAAGCGCTGATGGGGTGTTACTCGTTCGTCAACCATGTGCTCGCGCATCACCCCGACACCCCCGCAGGCATCGATCTGCCGACGGTCGCCGGCTCGCTGCGCGACGAGTTCCCCGCCGCCGAGATCGTCTCGGCGATCGGATGCGATGTCGAGGGCTCCGATCGCTCCGGCATCCCCGCCGCGGTCGACGCCGCCTCCGCTGCCGACGTCGCCGTCGTCGTGGTGGGCGATCGCGCCGGCCTCTTCGGACGAGGCACCGTGGGCGAGGGCAACGACGTCGAGGACCTCGAGCTCCCCGGCGTCCAGCGCGAGCTGGTCGAGGCCGTCGTCGCGACCGGCACTCCTGTGATCCTCATCGCGATGACCGGACGTCCGTACGTCCTCGACTGGGCGCTGCCGACCCGTGCGGGCGCCGCCGGGACCATGACCGGCCTCGGAGCAGTCGACGGCTCGGCCGTGGCGAACGAGGCAGCCGCGGGCATCCCCGCGGCTGTGCTGCAGACGTTCTTCCCCGGCGAGGAGGGCGGCCCCGCGATCGCGCGGCTGCTGAGCGGTCGCGTCGCTCCGTCGGGTCGGCTGCCGGTATCGCTGCCGCGTTCGGCGGGAGCGCAGCCGTACTCGTATCTGCACCCCGTGCTGGGCGGGCTCACGGATGTCACGAGCGCCGACTCCACGCCCGTGCGGCCCTTCGGCTTCGGTCTCAGCTACACGACCTTCGCCCACGATCAGCTCACCGCACCCGCATCGGTCACCTCGGGGGAGAACTTCCGGGCGACGGTGCGCGTGCGCAACACCGGCGAGATCGCCGCGACGGACGTCGTGCAGCTCTACGCGCACGACGAGGTCGCGAGCGTGACCCGTCCGGTCGCCCAGCTGCTGGACTTCCGGCGGGTCGCGCTCGCGCCCGGCGCCGAGCAGATCGTCGAGTTCGACGTGCCCATCGACCGGCTGGCCTTCACCGGGCTCGACGGCGTCAAGCGGGTCGAAGCAGGAGCCGTACGCCTGTGGGTCGGCAGCGCCTGTGACGAGGAGGAGACGGTCGCCCGGCTCGAGATCGTGTGA
- a CDS encoding FBP domain-containing protein produces the protein MRPIDERTLRASFINASRKEVSDLTLPAGFADLDVERLDYLGWVDPKLPRRSYVVAWVDDVLTGVILQRAEQRVTARAQCSWCEDVTLRNDVQLYVARKAGPAGRKGDSIGTLVCAEFGCSQNVRVLPPLAYEGYDRELAREMRILKLQEHVSAFIAGVKG, from the coding sequence ATGCGTCCCATCGACGAGCGCACCCTGCGCGCCTCCTTCATCAACGCCTCCCGCAAGGAGGTCTCCGATCTCACCCTGCCCGCCGGCTTCGCCGACCTCGACGTCGAGAGGCTCGACTACCTCGGCTGGGTCGACCCCAAGCTCCCTCGACGTTCGTATGTCGTCGCCTGGGTCGATGACGTCCTCACCGGCGTGATCCTGCAGCGCGCCGAGCAGCGCGTCACAGCCAGAGCCCAGTGTTCCTGGTGCGAGGACGTCACCCTGCGCAACGACGTGCAGCTGTACGTCGCCCGCAAGGCGGGTCCGGCCGGCCGCAAGGGCGACAGCATCGGCACTCTCGTCTGCGCGGAGTTCGGATGCTCGCAGAACGTGCGCGTGCTGCCGCCGCTCGCGTACGAGGGGTACGACCGCGAACTCGCCCGCGAGATGCGCATCCTGAAGCTCCAGGAGCACGTGAGCGCGTTCATCGCGGGTGTGAAGGGCTGA
- a CDS encoding CsbD family protein, whose translation MSGADDIKNAAEKAGGKIKEGVGKATDNESLEAEGRADQTKASVKQAGENVKDAAHNVGDGLRDASRD comes from the coding sequence ATGAGTGGAGCAGACGACATCAAGAACGCAGCGGAGAAGGCCGGCGGAAAGATCAAGGAGGGCGTCGGAAAGGCGACCGACAACGAGAGCCTCGAAGCCGAGGGTCGCGCCGACCAGACGAAGGCTTCGGTCAAGCAGGCCGGAGAGAACGTCAAGGACGCCGCACACAACGTCGGCGACGGTCTGCGGGACGCTTCCCGGGACTGA
- a CDS encoding DUF7218 family protein, which produces MPGRRNNSLKDPELYEELRDDGASKEKAARISNAAARDGRSTVGRRGGEHGDYEDWTVDELRKRAKEIGLTDYSGKRKAELISALRDH; this is translated from the coding sequence ATGCCAGGACGCAGGAACAACTCACTGAAGGATCCGGAGCTGTACGAAGAGCTCCGCGATGACGGCGCCTCGAAGGAGAAGGCCGCCAGGATCTCGAACGCCGCAGCCAGAGACGGCCGCAGCACGGTCGGGCGCCGAGGCGGCGAGCACGGCGACTACGAGGACTGGACCGTCGACGAACTGCGCAAACGCGCCAAGGAGATCGGCCTCACCGATTACAGCGGCAAGCGCAAGGCCGAGCTCATCTCGGCGCTGCGCGATCATTAG
- a CDS encoding carboxylate-amine ligase encodes MARFGVEEEFVLLDEQTLVPSAMTPETRERILDAAGSGLTPEYLTCQLESATQPCVTRADAEGQLRRTRGILGEVAAKQGSIVAASGTPFISPNRLVVSSSPHYDAVSAQLVEITREHEVNGLHIHVEVPDEEERVRVVNRVRAWLPPLLAITGNAPFAHGRDSGYASWRSILIRRLPASWSPPLFHDMSDYRSHVDQLVSMGAIAEASSLSWTVRLSERFPTVEVRVFDAQLTVDDTLLAVALTRALLVSDALDDCHGLSLDAIDASLWTAARYGTDARLVDPVDESIEPAWTIADRLLERLRPALAQLGDDDFVVDGLARLRSEGTGAQRQHRAYADDGAAGLRELYRTSTATR; translated from the coding sequence GTGGCCCGGTTCGGTGTCGAGGAGGAGTTCGTCCTCCTCGACGAGCAGACACTCGTGCCGTCAGCCATGACTCCCGAGACGCGCGAGCGCATCCTCGACGCGGCGGGCTCCGGTCTCACCCCTGAGTATCTGACCTGCCAGCTCGAGTCGGCGACCCAGCCGTGCGTCACGCGAGCGGATGCCGAGGGGCAGCTGCGTCGCACGAGAGGGATTCTCGGCGAGGTCGCTGCGAAGCAGGGATCGATCGTGGCCGCCTCCGGCACCCCCTTCATCTCGCCCAACCGCCTCGTGGTCTCGTCGTCGCCCCACTACGACGCGGTGTCCGCCCAGCTCGTCGAGATCACGCGTGAGCACGAGGTCAACGGCCTGCACATCCACGTCGAGGTGCCGGACGAGGAGGAGCGCGTCCGCGTGGTCAACCGCGTGCGGGCCTGGTTGCCTCCGTTGCTCGCCATCACCGGCAATGCGCCGTTCGCGCACGGGCGGGATTCGGGCTACGCGAGTTGGCGCAGCATCCTGATCCGTCGACTTCCTGCCTCGTGGAGTCCTCCTCTCTTCCACGATATGAGCGACTACCGCTCGCACGTTGATCAGCTGGTCTCGATGGGGGCCATCGCCGAAGCCAGCTCGCTGTCATGGACCGTCCGCCTGTCCGAGAGGTTCCCCACCGTCGAGGTGCGCGTCTTCGATGCGCAGCTGACGGTCGACGACACGCTGCTCGCCGTGGCCCTGACTCGCGCGCTGCTGGTGAGCGACGCCCTCGACGACTGTCACGGTCTGAGCCTCGACGCGATCGACGCCTCGCTGTGGACCGCGGCCAGATACGGCACGGATGCTCGCCTCGTCGACCCGGTGGACGAATCGATCGAACCGGCCTGGACGATCGCCGACCGGCTGCTCGAACGGCTGCGCCCGGCGCTCGCCCAGCTCGGCGACGACGATTTCGTGGTCGACGGCCTCGCCCGCCTCCGATCCGAGGGCACCGGCGCCCAGCGCCAGCACCGCGCCTACGCGGATGACGGCGCCGCCGGACTCCGCGAGCTGTATCGGACGAGCACCGCGACCCGCTGA
- a CDS encoding MFS transporter gives MASSRFAPLQRLVISVAVLASFVTFLDGTVVTVALPAISRELGGGITTQQWVVDAYLITLSALILLAGSLSDAYGRVLVMRIGLIAFGVASVAVAAAPDPLILIIARAAQGAAGALLVPSSLALITATMRADVQSRAIGVWTAFTTAAQLVGPLLGGLFVDFLSWRFVFLINVVPIAVTLVLLSRLKLKEHPSGVRVDWLSGALCAIGLGAVVFALIEQPNLGWQSPAIWMPGVAGAALFAWFLVRQQRSASPLMPLSLFRVRDFAWGNLATLFVYAALSLNGFVVGVYLQQGAGLSATAAGLASLPMTILMILVSSRAGSWAGRFGPRIFMTVGPLIMAVGALMLLLVREDFDYWWQVLPAMIVLGLGLSLTVAPLTSAILGAIDESRSGIASAVNNAVSRVAGLLVVAMLSTIIGGTLDLAGFHNAAWVTAALLVLGGVVSWIGIRRNPAEEAEAPAVDGAPSPIG, from the coding sequence GTGGCATCCTCTCGCTTCGCGCCGCTGCAGCGGCTCGTGATATCCGTCGCCGTCCTCGCGTCCTTCGTGACCTTCCTCGACGGCACCGTGGTGACCGTCGCCCTGCCCGCGATCAGCCGAGAGCTCGGCGGCGGCATCACCACTCAGCAGTGGGTGGTCGACGCGTACCTCATCACTCTCAGCGCGCTGATCCTGCTCGCGGGGTCGCTGTCGGACGCCTACGGCCGGGTGCTCGTCATGCGCATCGGCCTGATCGCCTTCGGCGTGGCATCCGTCGCGGTGGCCGCCGCACCCGATCCCCTCATCCTGATCATCGCGCGCGCGGCGCAGGGCGCAGCGGGTGCGCTGCTCGTGCCCAGCTCGCTCGCGCTGATCACGGCGACCATGCGCGCCGACGTGCAGTCGCGGGCGATCGGCGTCTGGACCGCGTTCACGACGGCGGCACAGCTGGTCGGCCCCCTGCTGGGCGGGCTCTTCGTCGACTTCCTCTCGTGGAGATTCGTCTTCCTCATCAACGTGGTGCCGATCGCCGTCACGCTCGTGCTGCTCTCGCGCCTGAAGCTGAAGGAGCACCCCAGCGGTGTGCGGGTCGACTGGCTCAGCGGTGCGCTGTGCGCGATCGGTCTGGGCGCTGTGGTCTTCGCGCTGATCGAGCAGCCGAACCTCGGGTGGCAGTCCCCTGCGATCTGGATGCCCGGCGTCGCCGGAGCGGCGCTGTTCGCCTGGTTCCTCGTACGCCAGCAGCGCTCGGCCTCGCCGCTGATGCCGCTGTCGCTGTTCCGGGTGCGCGACTTCGCCTGGGGCAACCTCGCCACCCTCTTCGTCTACGCCGCACTGTCGCTCAACGGCTTCGTCGTCGGCGTCTACCTGCAGCAGGGCGCAGGTCTCAGTGCCACGGCGGCCGGCCTCGCGAGCCTGCCGATGACGATCCTGATGATCCTCGTCAGCTCGCGCGCCGGATCCTGGGCCGGTCGTTTCGGGCCCCGCATCTTCATGACCGTCGGTCCGCTCATCATGGCGGTCGGCGCGCTGATGCTGCTGCTCGTCCGCGAGGACTTCGACTACTGGTGGCAGGTATTGCCGGCGATGATCGTGCTCGGCCTCGGGCTCTCGCTCACCGTGGCTCCGCTCACCTCGGCGATCCTCGGCGCCATCGACGAATCCCGCTCGGGCATCGCCTCCGCGGTCAACAACGCGGTCTCCCGCGTCGCCGGGCTGCTCGTCGTCGCGATGCTGTCGACCATCATCGGCGGCACGCTCGATCTCGCGGGCTTCCACAACGCGGCCTGGGTCACCGCCGCGCTGCTCGTGCTCGGCGGTGTGGTGTCGTGGATCGGCATCCGCCGCAATCCGGCCGAGGAGGCCGAGGCTCCGGCCGTCGACGGGGCACCCTCGCCGATCGGTTGA
- a CDS encoding DUF899 family protein, with translation MSTPQTPLPPVVDVDTWRRELDALRVREKAATRELDAIAAQRRRLPMVELPDYTLVGEDGPVRLPEIFGEHRQLIVYNHMWTDGNEWQCPGCTGFTSQFTRLDFLERYYDARFVIVTNGPIDEALAYRDRVGNRMTWYSSADSTFGADMDAGPNEGFGVNVLLRDGDTVYRTWHTNGRGTERMSQLQGLVDLLPFGRQEEWEDSPAGWPQHETYSQGMGSKEIAALYGAGS, from the coding sequence GTGAGCACGCCCCAGACGCCCCTTCCGCCCGTCGTCGACGTTGACACGTGGCGTCGCGAGCTCGACGCACTGCGCGTGCGTGAGAAGGCGGCGACGCGAGAACTCGATGCGATCGCGGCACAACGACGACGACTGCCGATGGTCGAGCTGCCCGACTACACGCTCGTCGGCGAAGACGGGCCGGTGCGGCTGCCCGAGATCTTCGGCGAGCACCGCCAGCTCATCGTCTACAACCACATGTGGACCGACGGCAATGAGTGGCAATGCCCCGGCTGCACCGGCTTCACGTCGCAGTTCACCCGCCTCGACTTCCTCGAGCGCTACTACGACGCCCGCTTCGTGATCGTGACGAACGGACCGATCGATGAGGCACTGGCCTACCGCGACAGGGTGGGCAACCGCATGACCTGGTATTCGAGCGCCGACAGCACCTTCGGTGCCGACATGGACGCCGGTCCGAACGAGGGCTTCGGCGTGAACGTGCTGCTCCGCGACGGCGACACGGTCTATCGCACGTGGCACACGAACGGCCGTGGCACCGAGCGCATGAGCCAGCTGCAGGGTCTCGTCGATCTGCTGCCCTTCGGCCGACAGGAGGAGTGGGAGGACTCCCCCGCCGGCTGGCCCCAGCATGAGACGTATTCTCAAGGGATGGGTTCGAAAGAGATCGCCGCACTGTACGGGGCCGGCAGCTGA
- a CDS encoding endo alpha-1,4 polygalactosaminidase, producing the protein MLVLTLTGCVTTISDPPAQFALPPAGATPDYQLGGGYDPADGVGIVGRDRSDVPADGLYSVCYVNGFQTQPGELDTWPDDLVLQSDGEPVFDPDWPDEALLDTSTDERRERIAEIAGPWIEGCAESGFDAVEFDNLDSYTRSDDALTLDDNLALAALLVDVAHDSGLAAGQKNAAEDAPVLRERAGFDFAVVEECSVFDECGAFTDVYGDAVIDIEYSDELPRSFDEMCADDDAPSSMVLRDRDLVTPSDDGYVFETCDR; encoded by the coding sequence GTGCTGGTCCTCACGCTCACAGGGTGCGTCACGACCATCTCCGACCCTCCGGCGCAGTTCGCCCTTCCCCCCGCGGGAGCGACCCCCGACTATCAGCTCGGCGGCGGCTACGACCCCGCCGACGGAGTCGGCATCGTCGGCCGGGACCGCTCGGATGTGCCCGCCGACGGGCTGTACTCGGTCTGCTATGTGAACGGATTCCAGACCCAGCCGGGCGAGCTCGACACCTGGCCCGACGACCTCGTGCTGCAAAGCGACGGCGAGCCGGTGTTCGACCCCGATTGGCCCGATGAGGCTCTGCTCGACACGTCGACGGACGAGCGCCGCGAGCGCATCGCCGAGATCGCCGGACCGTGGATCGAGGGGTGCGCCGAGTCGGGATTCGACGCGGTCGAGTTCGACAACCTCGACTCGTACACCCGCTCGGACGACGCGCTCACTCTCGACGACAACCTCGCCCTCGCGGCGCTGCTGGTCGACGTCGCCCACGACTCCGGACTCGCAGCCGGGCAGAAGAACGCCGCCGAAGACGCACCGGTGCTGCGCGAGCGCGCAGGATTCGACTTCGCCGTCGTCGAGGAGTGCAGCGTCTTCGACGAGTGCGGGGCGTTCACCGACGTCTACGGAGACGCCGTGATCGACATCGAGTACTCCGACGAGCTGCCGCGGTCGTTCGACGAGATGTGCGCCGACGACGACGCCCCCTCGTCGATGGTGCTGCGAGACCGCGACCTCGTCACGCCGTCAGACGACGGGTACGTGTTCGAGACCTGCGATCGCTGA
- a CDS encoding cation transporter, with amino-acid sequence MTVQRIGRTELPDEQRAALRRAIGWEWFTIAYTSVTIAVIALVVGNSQAMRTAWIEDMLSLIPQIAFLVALIFIRKRPSVKHPYGLHRVMGIGHLVAGVALLAVGLNLAVEAVTGLIAREHPTIGTVQLFGQTIWLGWLMVAVMAVVIVGPVFFYGPAKAKLAPVLHNKLLFADADMAKADWQTTVASIVGVLGVGAGVWWLDGAAALVISLGIVWDGWRNTKTAVIDLMDQRARTYDSKHPHPLAGDVISTMRSRPWVTEAGVRMRDQGQVFHIEAFVVPHRGKVSMGDVTDLATRITDLDWKVQDVVVVPVEELPQGVDTSGRD; translated from the coding sequence ATGACCGTGCAGCGGATCGGCCGCACCGAGCTGCCGGACGAGCAGCGCGCAGCGCTCCGCCGAGCGATCGGGTGGGAATGGTTCACCATCGCCTACACGTCGGTGACGATCGCGGTGATCGCCCTGGTCGTCGGCAACTCGCAGGCGATGCGCACCGCGTGGATCGAGGACATGCTGTCGCTGATCCCGCAGATCGCCTTCCTCGTCGCGCTGATCTTCATCCGCAAGCGCCCCTCGGTCAAGCATCCCTACGGCCTGCACCGCGTGATGGGAATCGGACACCTCGTGGCGGGCGTCGCCCTGCTGGCGGTCGGACTCAATCTGGCGGTCGAAGCGGTGACCGGGCTCATCGCCCGCGAGCACCCGACCATCGGCACGGTGCAGCTGTTCGGGCAGACGATCTGGCTCGGCTGGCTGATGGTCGCCGTGATGGCCGTGGTCATCGTCGGCCCGGTGTTCTTCTACGGACCGGCGAAGGCGAAGCTCGCGCCCGTGCTTCACAACAAGCTGCTCTTCGCCGACGCCGACATGGCCAAGGCCGACTGGCAGACCACGGTCGCCTCGATCGTCGGCGTGCTCGGTGTGGGTGCCGGCGTGTGGTGGCTCGACGGCGCTGCGGCTCTCGTGATCTCGCTCGGGATCGTGTGGGACGGCTGGCGCAACACCAAGACCGCCGTGATCGATCTCATGGACCAGCGCGCCAGGACGTACGACAGCAAGCACCCGCATCCGCTCGCCGGTGACGTGATCTCGACCATGCGCTCCCGCCCCTGGGTCACGGAGGCGGGAGTGCGGATGCGGGATCAGGGGCAGGTCTTCCACATCGAGGCGTTCGTCGTGCCGCATCGCGGAAAGGTGTCGATGGGCGACGTCACCGACCTCGCGACGCGCATCACCGACCTCGACTGGAAGGTGCAGGATGTGGTCGTCGTCCCGGTGGAGGAGCTCCCCCAGGGCGTCGACACCTCGGGCCGTGACTGA